AGAACTTCTAAAATCATTAACACAAGGGACTGGTGTTTTATATGTGGATGAAAATGGTAAAATAGATTTTAAGCATGACTATTTTATGGAATATTATGCTTCAAGAGAAATTTTTAATCAGAGACGTGATTTAGTGCCAACACTAATTGAAAATTTTACAAAATTTAGTTGGCAAAACACCGCAATATTTTTTACAGGTAGGACTAAAGATATGCCAGATTTTTTAAGAGATTTATTGTTAAGGGTTGATAAATATACTGAACTAAAGGATGAGTTAATTGCATCTTCGGGTTTAGGCTATATTTTACAATCTTTGTGGCTTACAGATTCTGATTTAAGAAAAGATGGTGTAATTAAATCATTGGAACTTTTAATAAAAGCTGACCAAGATGTTAAACGACTTTCATCAACTTTACCAATATTTAAAAATTTAGGAGATACTGATATTGCATTAATGAATTTCTTTTGGTTCTTCAATCATTTTAATTCTAAAACCCTTGAAGACACTTTGAAGTTGGCATTTGACCATTTAAGCGAAGAGTTAAACAAAATTGAGGATACTGGTTTAGTTAGTGATATAGTTAATTTAAAATATAAACTATTTTGTATAGGAGCAACTTTAACATCCGATAAATTTGATAAAAATGACAAATTGGATTTATTTTATTCAAGAAAAAACACTCTTTCAAATCCAATTTTCGCACTGTTATTTGATAATGGACTTGATATTATTGACCCAAAAAACAAAGATGAATTAAAAGATAGATACAAGTTAAAAAGCCGACTTCAGAAAATGCAAAAAGGTATCAAGTATTATCTTGAAAATGGTGTTGATGTTACTAGGTTTACAAGTTTAGAAGCAATTAAGCCTATTAAAAAAGTAGAAATATATACCGAAGGAAAAACTGATGCAATATATATGATGCAAGCTTTTAAAGTTTTAACAGGAAATACAGAACCTTATTGGAACGTGGAATCATGCGAAATAAAAACTAATAAAGATGAAGGTGGAACACATGAATTAGCTAAAACATTAAATAATATAGCTAAAGAAATGGATAATGGAAAATATCAAGATAAAACAATTATAGGTGTTTTTGATAATGATGCCTCTGGGCATCAAGAGTTTAATGGTTTTAAAAATGAGGATTATGAAATATTTAAAACTGGAGTTGTAAAAAAACATAAGACAAAAAATATTTATGCCATTATTTTACCAATTCCAGAAGAATTGGCAAAATATAACCAAACCAAACAAGAGTTTAAGTTTTTTGAAATTGAACATTATTTTGAAGAAGAGTTTTTAGAGAAAAATAAAATGCTATCTAAATTAGAGATTGATGGCCTTTTTGAAATAACAGGAAGTAAAGGCGGTTTTGCTGATGAAATCAAAACGATTAATGAACCTGAAATATATAAAAGATTTGAAAATCTATTTTTTGTTATTGATGAGATAAATGATAAAAAAGTTGACTATTTCTAATTCTCTCTTGGCTTAATAAAGTTTTATTTAAAATAATAGGTAAAATGAGCGTTCATATTTTAGGCTATACAAATACAATGAACCTGAAGATGATTGTATTTGGATGCAATACCTTACTTAATGTTAGTTTCAAATAGTATTTAGCTAGAAATGTCTACTATTTTCTTTACGCCAAATAGTCTAAAATATAGCGTAACGAGCCGTAATTGTTTCCAAAATTATAGTCAGCCTTGATTATTTGGTTCTTTTGTATCAAGACAAAAGAATGAAATAACCTTTTTATTCCAATTCAACGAAGTCTTAAACCAAGTATATTAACAATCTAAAATTCTCAAAAGTAAAAATACGCACGCTACCGCAGTATTATAAATTAAAACCAAACAAAAAACCCACTCCAGAACATCCAGAGCAGGTTTTTAATAAGCATACCGTAGCAAACAGGAATAACCTCAAAATAGAGGAGAGGCAAGCTATTGAAAAAGCAGCTATAACAGAAGGTATGGAAAGTGGTATTAGTGATAAATCAGTTCCTGATATTATGAAAGACGTTGAAGCACGGATGAAAGCAGATGGGATATTATAGCGTTTTGACAAATACAGAATTTTTAGTAATACATACGTTATAAAAAAAATATATATATTTGTAACTAAATATTAGTTGCAACGTCTAATACAATATCAAGTGGCAAAAATTGATAAACTCATATTAAAAATTCAAGCAAACCCGAAAGACTTTACTTGGGATGAATTAAAAAAGGTTTTATCACATTTTGGTTATGAAGAAATGCCACAAAAGGGAAAAACTGGAGGTTCAAGAAGAAAGTTCGTAAATAATAAAAAAGAGGTGATTAGTTTACATGAGCCACATCCAAAGAAAATAGTAAAATCATATGTTATTAAACAAATTATAGAACATTTAAACTTGTAATTATGAGTGATTATTTAACATACAAAGGATATTTTGGAACTGTCAATTTTAATTCAGACGATGAAGTATTTTATGGAAAGATTTTTGGAATTAGTGATTTAATTAACTTTGAAGGATCGTCTGTTAAAGAATTAAAGGAATCTTTTGAGGAATCTTTAGATGATTATTTGGAGACATGTAAAGCGCTAAATAAAACACCAGATAAGACATTTAAGGGGAGTTTTAATGTTAGGGTAAGCATGGAATTGCATAAAAAAGCAGCTATGATTGCCAATCAGAAAAGCATTTCTTTAAATGATTTTGTAAAGAAAGCTATTGATTATGCGGTTTCTCATGATAAAGATTTGGATGAAATTACCACAATGAAAACACAAAAAATGTAATTATTACTTTAAAGATAACAACGTGCATAAGAATTTTATATTTCTTAAATTTTATGTTCATATTGGTAATCCACGAGAATCGCGTATTCCAAAATTTATGTAATGTTGTCCGGAATATGAGAATTTATAAAACATAATCTTAAACGATCAATTCTACCTTGTAATAACTTCACCACAATTAACTTGTACATAATCATCACCGATATATGTCTAAAAACGTTATATCTATGATTATTCGAGATATTTCAAAGCGTTATTGATTCACAAAACCACAATTAACTTGTACATAATCATCACCGATATAAGTCTAAAAACGTTATATCTATGATTATTCCAGATATTTCAAAGCTTTATTGATTCACAAAACCACAATTAACTTGTACATAATCATCATCGATATAAGTCAGAATACATTATATCTATGATTATGTCAAATACCGCGAAAAGCGCTATTTCGTTAATTGTTATATTTTGTTCTATAATTTATATTATGTAAAATAGAAATTTACAAGAATTAGGGATGCCCATCAGAACACCCCTTTTTTTAGGTTATTTCAAACTAGCCATGTCAATTACAAAACGGTATTTCACATCGTTTTTTGTCACACGCTCATAAGCTTCATTGATATTTTGCATGTCTATCACTTCAATATCCGAAACAATATCATGTTCACCACAAAAATCTAACATCTCTTGGGTTTCTTTAATCCCACCAATTAAGGATCCAGCAACACGTTTCCGGCCCATAACCAGACTACCGCCATGAAATTCGCGCATATTTTCAATAGCACCAACTAAAACCATCGTCGCATCAATTTTCAATAAACTCAAATACGGATCCATAGCGTGACCAACTGGAATGGTATTCAATATAAAATCGAAACTATTGGCATGTTGCTTCATCGTGTCTTGATCTTTTGAAATCAACACCTCATGAGCACCTAATCGTTCGGCATCATCCGCTTTATCTGGCGATGTGGTAATCATCACGACATGCGCTCCCAACGCATTAGCGAATTTCACGCCCATATGTCCAAGGCCGCCTAAACCAATAACACCTACTTTATCACCTTTCTTTACCTTCCAATGGCGCAATGGCGACCAGGTGGTAATTCCAGCACAAAGCAATGGTGCTGCACCTTTTGGATCAATATTTTCTGGCACACGCAGTACAAATTCTTGATTGCAAACCACAGATGTTGAATAACCTCCATAAGTTTGACCACCTAAATGTTTGTCTGGACTGTTGTAGGTGAATGTCGCACCATTTTCACAAAACTGCTCCAAATCATGCTCACAGCTGTTGCACGTTTGGCAGGAATCTACCATACAACCAACTCCAACTAATTCACCAACTTTAAAATTTTTCACATCACTCCCAACGGCTGTAACACGACCTACAATTTCATGGCCAGGAACAACCGGATATGTGGAGCCTTTCCAATCGTTTCTAACGGTATGAATATCCGAATGGCAAACACCACTATATAATATATCAATCTTGACATCGTTAGCTTGTAAGTCGCGACGTTCAATAGTCATTGGTTCTAAATTGGCTGTGGCACTTTTAGCTCCATAAGCTTTTACAGTTTCTTTCATAGTGTTTATATATGTTTTATAATATTTTTTTGTGAATGGATAAGGTACTATTCAACAGACGAACTTTTAAAATTCGTGTATTAAACTTATGTTATTTTTTCATAATCGGTATAGCCCTTTTTACCAGTGGTATAAAATGTATCGGCATCCCACTCTGCTAATTCCAAGTTTTGCTCAAAACGCTCCACCAAATCCGGGTTTGAAACAAAGGGTTTTCCAATGGCGACTAAATCAGCATCACCACGTTCTAAAACCGCGTTACCACTCGCCTGCTTAAAATTTGTGTTTATCATCAAAGTACCTTTATAAATCGGTCTGTATCGTTTGGCGATTTCTGTTTCGGCATAAGGCACGTCTGACACATCATTAAAAGGTTCAGATAAATGCACATAAGCCAAGTCATAATCATTTAATTTGTTTATGATATAATCAAATGTGGGAAGCGTTTCTTCATCCACTGTCACACCAAATATGTTGTGAGCTGAAGGATTAAAGCGGACTCCTACTCTATTTTCAGGCATAACCGATATGATAGCGTCCAGAACTTCAAAGAAAAAACGCGCTCGATTTTCAATACTGCCACCATAATTATCGGTTCTAATATTGGATGTTGTACTAAAAAACTGATGGAATAAATACCCGTTTGATGAATGTATTTCCACACCATCAAACCCAGCATCCATGGCATTTTTTGCTGCATTCTTGAAATCTAATATGGTTTGATCAATATCGGCTTGTGTCATTGCTTTTGGCGTTACCGTATCTTTAAAACCTGTTGGTGTAAAGGATTGCACCTTCGGATTAATAGCCGAAGGTGCTATTGGTAAATTGCCATTATGAAAATCAGGATGCGACATCCGACCCACATGCCATAATTGTATAAATATCTTACCACCTTCATCATGAACCGCTTTGGTAACCAGCTTCCACCCTGCTACTTGCTTTTGCGTATGGATTCCAGGCGTATGTATATAACCCACCGCTTGCTCTGAAACTTGTGAGCCTTCGGAAATAATTAATCCAGCCGAAGCACGTTGCGCATAATAAAGCGCATGCAAATCTTCTGTCGGAACTTTATCAGGATTGTCAGCACGACTTCGCGTCATGGGCGCCATAACTACGCGATTTTTCAAGGTAATATCGTTGTTGAGTTGATAAGGTTGGAGTAAAGCTTGTTTCTTGGTCATAAATGTCTTTTGAAG
Above is a window of Bizionia sp. M204 DNA encoding:
- a CDS encoding type II toxin-antitoxin system HicA family toxin gives rise to the protein MAKIDKLILKIQANPKDFTWDELKKVLSHFGYEEMPQKGKTGGSRRKFVNNKKEVISLHEPHPKKIVKSYVIKQIIEHLNL
- a CDS encoding NACHT domain-containing NTPase translates to MNKKNIIDTIDKVGDLSKLIEDLLVKMGLENVNRVSENLIEATQKTALKNQKIYFLITLSELNGKVEVLDERIKKINSKYDQLYVVTSNGKLSNYFKGWLNNENPKAVIEYWSRKEVIDNINDYYEDYWSHNDTFLKPYEISFNDSIQADKHLKSLLKLDDKYDKLLEIFIEPKLYIYKEDSETETLTKSRVNKDKIVKSGNYILSGEAGTGKSTLLKEIGKKLIEKNKELIFKNIPVLIKASSILESKFNIKTILDKELLKIYEEFDIERIYNEYQIILIIDSIDEFERDNQLKVLNEIHGLKENFEIRFIIGTRNYDYLVEGFKLNDHIRVNLSNFDMNQVKLFLDNFFRFNLEKSDKLWVTLHDNNILEKIPITPLTVSLISILFEEKQYEIPATITDIYDNFNIFLLGRTSVKSSLEFLDITIKERILSIYAVEIIEDPNNTRKSIEEFETSIKKFFKGKNITIKDNVYPELLKSLTQGTGVLYVDENGKIDFKHDYFMEYYASREIFNQRRDLVPTLIENFTKFSWQNTAIFFTGRTKDMPDFLRDLLLRVDKYTELKDELIASSGLGYILQSLWLTDSDLRKDGVIKSLELLIKADQDVKRLSSTLPIFKNLGDTDIALMNFFWFFNHFNSKTLEDTLKLAFDHLSEELNKIEDTGLVSDIVNLKYKLFCIGATLTSDKFDKNDKLDLFYSRKNTLSNPIFALLFDNGLDIIDPKNKDELKDRYKLKSRLQKMQKGIKYYLENGVDVTRFTSLEAIKPIKKVEIYTEGKTDAIYMMQAFKVLTGNTEPYWNVESCEIKTNKDEGGTHELAKTLNNIAKEMDNGKYQDKTIIGVFDNDASGHQEFNGFKNEDYEIFKTGVVKKHKTKNIYAIILPIPEELAKYNQTKQEFKFFEIEHYFEEEFLEKNKMLSKLEIDGLFEITGSKGGFADEIKTINEPEIYKRFENLFFVIDEINDKKVDYF
- a CDS encoding type II toxin-antitoxin system HicB family antitoxin, whose amino-acid sequence is MSDYLTYKGYFGTVNFNSDDEVFYGKIFGISDLINFEGSSVKELKESFEESLDDYLETCKALNKTPDKTFKGSFNVRVSMELHKKAAMIANQKSISLNDFVKKAIDYAVSHDKDLDEITTMKTQKM
- a CDS encoding alkene reductase, yielding MTKKQALLQPYQLNNDITLKNRVVMAPMTRSRADNPDKVPTEDLHALYYAQRASAGLIISEGSQVSEQAVGYIHTPGIHTQKQVAGWKLVTKAVHDEGGKIFIQLWHVGRMSHPDFHNGNLPIAPSAINPKVQSFTPTGFKDTVTPKAMTQADIDQTILDFKNAAKNAMDAGFDGVEIHSSNGYLFHQFFSTTSNIRTDNYGGSIENRARFFFEVLDAIISVMPENRVGVRFNPSAHNIFGVTVDEETLPTFDYIINKLNDYDLAYVHLSEPFNDVSDVPYAETEIAKRYRPIYKGTLMINTNFKQASGNAVLERGDADLVAIGKPFVSNPDLVERFEQNLELAEWDADTFYTTGKKGYTDYEKIT
- a CDS encoding NAD(P)-dependent alcohol dehydrogenase, whose amino-acid sequence is MKETVKAYGAKSATANLEPMTIERRDLQANDVKIDILYSGVCHSDIHTVRNDWKGSTYPVVPGHEIVGRVTAVGSDVKNFKVGELVGVGCMVDSCQTCNSCEHDLEQFCENGATFTYNSPDKHLGGQTYGGYSTSVVCNQEFVLRVPENIDPKGAAPLLCAGITTWSPLRHWKVKKGDKVGVIGLGGLGHMGVKFANALGAHVVMITTSPDKADDAERLGAHEVLISKDQDTMKQHANSFDFILNTIPVGHAMDPYLSLLKIDATMVLVGAIENMREFHGGSLVMGRKRVAGSLIGGIKETQEMLDFCGEHDIVSDIEVIDMQNINEAYERVTKNDVKYRFVIDMASLK